The Salmo trutta chromosome 6, fSalTru1.1, whole genome shotgun sequence genome has a window encoding:
- the si:ch211-93g23.2 gene encoding putative methyltransferase DDB_G0268948 yields MAQRHFECKEHAASYLRYRVSPPQELITEILGFLENMKGRPFDLAVDVGCGSGQGTLLLAPHFTKVIGTDISPAQLEVALANSSAPNIFYRQCPAEELPFADGGADLVTSMTAAHWFDRPRFLQEADRLLKPRGCLALISYTLDMDLEYGQHSHTLTDICHQFYKNLLPFRSAHMGTTTVPLYKQMYDSCPYPDKEWHECLRMRRLMPLSGYIGMVETFSSYQALLKQDPVEAHRFSQDFRNRLLSVMGESNPDTEITVVVKYFYWLACKPAAA; encoded by the exons ATGGCTCAGCGCCACTTTGAGTGCAAAGAGCACGCAGCCTCCTACCTGAGGTACAGGGTGTCCCCCCCACAGGAACTGATCACAGAGATACTGGGATTTCTGGAGAATATG AAAGGAAGACCGTTTGACCTTGCCGTGGACGTAGGCTGTGGCTCGGGACAGGGGACACTTCTACTGGCCCCTCATTTTACCAAAGTGATCGGGACAGACATCAGCCCCGCCCagctggaggtggctctggccaATAGCAGCGCCCCAAATATCTTCTACAG GCAGTGTCCTGCAGAGGAGTTACCGTTTGCTGACGGCGGGGCAGACTTGGTGACGTCCATGACCGCGGCCCACTGGTTCGACCGCCCGCGGTTCCTCCAGGAGGCAGACAGGCTGCTGAAGCCCAGAGGGTGTCTGGCCCTGATCAGTTATACCCTGGACATGGACCTGGAGTACGGACAACACTCCCACACTCTTACTGACATCTGTCATCAG TTCTACAAGAACCTGCTGCCATTTCGCAGTGCCCACATGGGTACTACCACTGTCCCTCTCTACAAACAGATGTATGACTCATGCCCGTACCCAGACAAAGAGTG GCATGAGTGTCTGCGGATGAGGAGATTGATGCCTCTGAGTGGCTACATCGGCATGGTGGAGACCTTCTCTAGCTATCAGGCGTTGCTGAAGCAGGATCCAGTGGAAGCCCACAGGTTCTCCCAGGACTTCAGGAACAG GTTGCTGTCTGTGATGGGGGAGTCGAATCCAGACACAGAGATCACAGTGGTGGTCAAGTATTTCTACTGGCTGGCCTGCAAACCTGCTGCAGCCTGA